TCGACGAATGGCAAAACACCACAGCCAAAGGTATCTACGCGCTCGGTGATATTATGGATGGTGGCATAGAGCTGACCCCTGTTGCCGTGAAAGCAGGTCGAATGCTAGCAGAACGCCTATTCAATCCGGAATTGCCAAACGCAAAAATGGATTACGATTTAGTCCCTACCGTCGTCTTTAGCCACCCACCGATTGGCACCATTGGCCTAACGGAACCAGAAGCGGAAGAAAAATACGGTAAAGATAATATCAAGGTTTATACCTCAACCTTTGCTGCAATGTACACCGCAGTCACTCAACACCGCCAACCATGCCGCATGAAACTAGTATGCGCAGGTCCAGAAGAAACCGTAGTGGGTCTACACGGCATCGGCTTTGCTGTAGATGAAATGATCCAAGGCTTCGCCGTCGCAATGAAGATGGGCGCAACCAAAGCAGACTTTGACTCGGTAGTCGCGATACACCCGACCGGCTCCGAAGAGTTTGTTACTATGCGATAATAACTTGATTTAATTATCAAATTATCTTTTAGAAATAAAACGCGAGTCGCAGCATACTCGCGTTTCTTATTTCTGTCTTAGTTCATAGGCAGTGTAATTGAGCATATGCACCCTTTATTGGCTTCAGATTCAACCGATAGTGTGCCTTTCAGGGCAAAAACAACTAAGTTATATACGATACTCATTCCGAGCCCTGTGTGCTCTGCTGCACCTTTTTTTGTGGTATAGAAAGGCGTAAATACTTGTTCTTTTGTCTCAGCAGTCATCCCCACGCCATTATCTGAAAATGTAATGTGCAGCGCTTTGTGTGAACACTCAACTTGTACTTTAATCCATTGTTCTTCAACTTGTGCTTGGTTAATACTTGCAAACCCATGTGTAATTGAATTTAAGATTAAGTTATTGAATATCTGCGTGAGAATATTGATATCTACTTCAAAACTGCAGCTCGGACAGTCTATATATTTTTTTATATTTTTTAATCCAAGTTGCTTTTCGTACCCCTCAAATACTCGGTATAGAAACTCGCGTAATTCTATTACTTTAGACTCGGAATATAGCTGAGAGACGGAAATCTCTTTAAATTTACGTGTTAATTCGCTACAGCGATTTAATGAGCTTTCGATTAGCTTGTTGCTTTCCATCGCTGACATGATGAATTGGTTAAGATGACTTGGTGTTAATTTTTTATTCTCCATCCTTTGATGCAGAGTCTTAGTCTGATCTCCAATAATACTACTCGAGGTTAGTGCTACCCCTATTGGAGTATTCATTTCGTGTGCTACACCCGTAACTAAGTGGCCAATTGAGGCCATTCTTTCAGACTCTGCAAGTCGCTGTTGAGTTTCGAGTAAACTGTTAAGAGTACGAGCATTGTTCAGTGCGACCGCAGCGTAAGCGCCAATAGTGAGAAGAATTTGTATACTATTTTCGTCATACGCACGTTTACGCAGGCTCTGAACACTCAAGCATCCAACGACTAGATTGTTAATTTCAAGAGGTAAGTAAATAATCGACTCACATTTCGCTCCTGCAATAGGCTCGGGTCGCTTACCTAGAATTTGTGCTTGCTCTTCACCATTCTCAGCATAAAACAACTGATTGTTTGTAACACACCATGGACCTGGCCTGTCGGTTTTTCTCAATTCTAAACTACGGTAAGGTAGCTCTTGTCCATCCTCATAACTCGCAATATAATCAAGTGTTTCTTTCTCTTCATTGATAATCCCAACCAAAAACACATAGCAATCCATTATGCTCGATATATTGTTGTAAAGCTGTTTAACTACTTCTTGAACCTCCAGATGAGCGGTTAACCTCTTTCCAATCAGCCCTAGCTTCTCTATCTCCTTTGTTCGCTCATTAACTAGGTTGTTTAATCTCTGCTGCTCTTCTTTTAGCTTTTTCACCTTTACCCAGTTAAAAAGGCTATTAACAAAATAGACTAGCAATATGAATAGCGACACGAGCACAATTTTAGTACTCGTTTTTTCAAAAAACTTTCGTTCCTTAATTATCGTTAATTCCAAGCGCTTTTTACTCCACACGCCATCACTATTACTGCCTTTTACAATAAAACGATATTCTCCACCATGTAGGCGGGGGTAGGTTACTTTTCGGTTTGTACCAACGCGCCAGCTTTCATCATACCCCTCAAGCTTGTACGCGTACTGGTTTTGTGACGGCTGAAAGTAATCAAGTGCAGAAAACTCTATATCTAGCGTTTTAACATCACTGTCTATCATTAGCCTGTTAGACTCAGTATTTAACTCGTCACCGTCAGCACTTATTCGGGTAAAAACAAGTTCAGGTTCATACGAATTTCCTTCATACTGTTCTGGAAAAGAGAGAATAACTCCTTTGCTTCCTCCTCTGACGGTTAAACCGGATTCTGATTGGAAGCGACTTCCATTCCAGTGCTCCCCGATGTCCCAACCAGCTGCTTTTTTTAATTTATTAAATGTCCAGCGCTCAGTATCAATGATAAACTTACTGGTCCAAACCCTCCCACGACGATCCTGAAGCAAATTTGACCCAAGGTGCGTATTATCAAGGCCTAGCTTCTTATTTACACTGTCGAAATAATATTTTCCCGAGTTTCTTTCTATTAGTTGATATATACCATCGTCGCTTTCAACCCATAATATATCATTACTATCAATGAGTAAGCTGTTCACTGGAGCTTCGCCTAAGCCACTTGCGGTGCCTGTACGTTCGTTAATTGCTAGCAAAGAACGGTAATTTTCACTTAACTGGTACAGCCCAGTTTCAGTGCCGATCCAATATCCTCCCTGCTCATCTTTTGCCATCACGACAATACCTAGCTTTTCTGTCAGAGGCACGTTCGATAGTACCTTTGAGCCTTTGTCGTACTCCAATAACCCCCTACTACTTTTGATCAATACAACGTTATCATCACCAATAAAGACTCCTTCATAAATAACACTTTGCTCTTCGTCATTGCCAAGCACCCTCTCAAGTCGGGTCAATTCAGGGTTATAAAGATAGACGCTATCTATCGTACTAATCCATAAGTCTCCGTCTCTATCTTCCGACATACCATATATTTCAGCTTGATTCCTCGCATTAAAGAATGCATCTGATTTCACCTTGCCACTGTGAGGGGACGCCACCTGTAACTTGCCACTTCCAGAACCCAGCCATAATTCTCCGTTTTTCCTTACGGTTAATGCTAAAATATTATCAAAGCTAAGCCCCTTTCCCTTGACTGCGCTATACTTCAGTGCCCTGATAGTTTGATTCCCTCTATTCAGCTTGTTAACACCAGCCCCCCAAGTACCAACCCAAATGATCCCAGAGACGTCTTGGATCATTTCACCTATTTTGTCTAAAGATATTGTGGAGTAGTTACTGGGGTCATTGTTTAATGTTTCGAGTAGCCGCAATGTACTGCGATCTATTATGTGGATCCCATTGCCAAAGGTTGACACCCACATCTCATCATTGTGGATTTTTAAGATATCCATTACAGGTTTAGTCGTAAGTGGGCCAGTATTTGTGTCGTTAATGACGAAGTGAATGTTATTGTCATTGAGTGTTAATCTCGCAATATTATTCGCAGTACCAACCCAAAGGTATTCTTCATCTAAAAGTAGTGAACGAACATAGTACCCATTAAATTCCGGTATACTCGTTCCCGAAAAATGCTTTTCACTAACGTCAATTTTTAACCTACATAATCCGTCTTCATTTCCCGCCCACAATATTGATTCCGACTGCCAAACAACATACCTTACAAAATTGCTACTGTAGTTACTGTCACACCCTTTAACTTCAGTAATATCAAGCGTCTCTCCATTATTTAAGTCGATAATTGTAATTCCGCCTTTTGTCGCAACCGCAACGAGCCCGGAATCATGACCTGATATTTTGTACACTTTATTCCCAAGCAGCTTATAGGGGCTATCATCAGAAGCGCTTAGGTTTATGAACTTCTTTTTTTCAACATCAAAAATTGAAACGCCATTACTGTATGTCCCCAACCAGATATTATTATTAGGTGCTTGCCAAATGGTATCGACGTAATTTGCGGTCAATGAATTCTTATTATTTTGATCTTTCCTGAATAAGGTATAATCATACCCATCAAATTTCATTAAACCTTCTTGTGTCCCAAACCAAATAAACCCAGCTTTATCTTGAAAGACAGCAGAAATTGTCTTACTAGGGAAGCTTTCGGTATCCAGTCGTTCAAAGTGCAGCTCACCCATTCTGAATAGAGCTGTACTTAGATCATCGTTTGCATAAACGGGATTCTTTACTAGAGAAAAAAACAAAAGAGAGAAAATAAAAGGTTTACAGATCGATTTCATCACTAACCAATTAAAAAAGGCATTATTTTCTTACTACTTACTATAAGAAAAATAAAAACCACCATTATGGACAAAGCTGCATCTTGCACCTTTTCGCTTAACTCACTATCAACCTTTAATAGAGGAGGATAATTTACTCATACAAGACACTGATTCTGCTATTCAAGCCGTCTAAACCAGAAATATCAATGCTGTTAGCGCGAAGCTTTCTGCTTCTACTGGAGCATGTATTAAGTTAATTCGATACTTGCTAGCAACCACTCTCAAGCTTCTATTACAACTAAGTGTAGCAATGAATTTAAAGATTGCTGTTCTTCCGTCGAGAGCTCAACACTGTGTCAGTTTGGACAAAGCGGATTAGTTAACTTATTGTTTTTATAGATACCCTGAACCATGTCAGCAACGCAAAAAATTTGCTATTTAGTTGTTCTAAATAAGAAATTTTTAACACAGTTAGCGTCAGGTTCGCTTCTTCAAATTGAGCAAGTATTAAGACAAATTGGTATTGGTGCATTCGCTTCCTCAGCCAACACAGTACGTTGGCTGAGGAAGCGAGGTTTAACATCAACTAGTTGGGTTTGATAATGGTAGATTAGCAGTCATTACTTGCTAGCAAGTTCAATCAATGCCTGCTTAATAAGCTCAGGATGCGTAAAGGGGATCAGGTGTTCCGTGGAAGTGATCGGTAAGTACTGCCCACCACTAGCTTCAGCAACTTCTTGTGACCATTTACGGCCCTCCACTTCCCATTTTATTAGGTTGGCTTTCACCTCTTCTGTATCAGCATTCGCGATATCTAGTTTTTCAAACTCACTGTCTATCACTGAAATCGGAATACTGCTATCCGGCTGCCAGTTTCTCACCAATTCCAAGTCGTCATGGTAATTCATCATTTCGTGAACTCGAGTAAGTTGGGCATCAATACTATGACGGGTTTGCATTATATGATTAAAATATTGCCAATCCATATAATCTGCAAACTCACTTCCTTCAAGCAGCGCTTCAATATGCGCCCGCTCTTCAGCTATTTTGCCATCCATCTTTTCTTGCCAATTACCTGCAGCAACATGATCTATCAAGTCTTGTCCGTATTCTCTATAAACATCAACAGGGTAACCTTGATACTGAGCGATAGAGTGTGGCAGCAAGATATCCGGGTCTAACCACAACATACTGGCTATCTTTTGATTAAAACCCCCAGATTGTTGCATTGCAATCAGCGGCACCGAGTTACTATTTGCGTAACTGAGTAAATGCACATCACTGAGATTGAGCTTTTCAAATAGCACGGGCAGGTCGCTTGCAAATTTATTCATGGAAGGCATGTCATGAACACCACTTAATCCCTGCCCTAGCCTATCAATAACGTAGACATTAAAACTGTCTGCTAAGTATGGCTGTAGTAACGCGAACCAAGCACTGTCGCTATGAAAATGCCTATTCGCCCCCGAAAGCATAACTACGGTTGGCTTATCAGCATGCCGCTTTAATTGCCGAACATGGTAATAATCGTTGTTTACTGCGATAAGATCAGAGCCTTGGGGCAGCACATAGCGACTTGTCGATTCAAAAAAAGCCATTATTGATTGGGTGGTTTGAACCGGTGGCAAATTCCAACTATGCAGCCCACTTTCAACACTAATTAATTGCGTTTGAATATTGCGACTAGGGTAATGAGTTAACGTGACGCCATTTGCGATTTTTTCATCAACAGATAGCGCTGCTCCATAATTTAGGTTGGCAATAATTTTAATCGCTTGAGGTGACGAGAGTAACCCAAAATTCGCGTCACTTTTACCATTATAGGGTAGTACTGAGTCTGCTTTACCATGCATAATTCGGTAGTTTGTAGGTGTCGTAAAGTTACAGCTATCACCCAACTGATAAGACATAGGCGCTGCAACCGTAACTATTGCATTAAACACCTCCGAGCGGTTACATAATAAGTTTTGAACAAATAACCCGCCTTGAGAAAAACCGGTCGCATAAACTTCACCGTCAATGACATTATATTTGGCCTTTACTTCCGCAATTATTTGGTCAACAAAGCCCAAGTCATCTACACCTAAACGATGCGCCTTGTTGCAACCACAGCCTTCATTCCACTCTTCGTTTTTTGACTTGGGATAAACGACGATATAATCATCACTTTGCTCATGTAACTTAGTTAAACCTGCCATACCGTAAGCGGTGCCACCAGAACCATGAAATGCCAATATCAACTTGTACGCTTTATGTGGCTTTTCAACCGGCTTCATATAATAGTAACGCTCACTGAGTTGATGAACCTCTAAACCACTTATGGGCTTTAACACTCTATCGTCATTGCTTGACGCCTTTTTACTGTCGCTACTACTGCCACAGCCCGCGACTAAAGCTGCGAGTGTTAAACCTAACGCCTGTTTTAAAAACATTCGACTTGTCATGTTGGCCATTCCTATTTTATTGTTTTCATGTACTCTAAATACTTTGAAAAAAGGCGCGACGAATTCACATGAAATCGTTGTGAGGAATTCCTTACCAATAAATATAAACAATACAATCAAAGGGATAATAAATGCGCTATGAGATTGCAGCCATTCGGTTTGATACGGTTAATCGAACGCTGACGAGTAGCACAGACTCCATCAGACTTGAGCCTAAGCCATATTTATTGCTACTAACCTTAATTGCAGCAGACGGTAATGTTGTTTCGCGTGATAAGCTCATTGCAGAAGTGTGGCAAGGTCGCGTGATCACAGAGAGCGCAATCAATAAAACCGTGTCGGCATTGCGCCAGCATATAAATAAATTAGATGATAAAACTGAGTATATAGAGACTATCCCTACCCTCGGATATCGTCTTATTCCCGCTGTCACAAGCCATACTCCGGCAACAATAAATAAGATCAGTTCCCGAATAGCGCCTCTTTTGGGTGCTTCACTCCTTATTACCAGTGTGTGCGCATTTGTTGCTTTTCAGATAATCCAGCCAGCGCACAATAACGAACCACTTTTGCCACAAAAATTGACGAGTCAGAGCGGTATCGAGCTGCAGCTAAGTAGCGTGCCAAAATATAAAAGCTTTAGTTACCTGCATCCTACCGACACTCAGCAGTCGGAGTTGTGGCTCAATCACAGAGAGCAACATAGAAAGCTGTTTTCTGGCAACATCAGCACACAAACCTTGAGTTCAGACGGCAAACACATCGCCTATATTGACGATGATAATGGCTGTAGCGTTAAACAATTTGATATCACGCAGGCACAGCACACGATGCTATTCTCTTGCCAACCTATCGAAAACATTAAACTAATATGGGGCGCAAATACGCACGAAATCATTTATCGAAAACGCACAAATATACACAGTGGATACGGCCTATATCGCTTCGATTTGAATACTAAACAGCATATTCAGCTAACACTTCCACCAACCTCTGGAAACCTCAGAGGCGACCATCTATTTAGTTTATCCACGGCCCAAGACCAACTCGTCGTCGCACGCTATCTTGGAGAAGATAAGCACCAACTGACGGTGTACGATTACCCAAAAATGTCAGTAAAGAGCACCGTTAAGTTACCTTATAATCTCACGGCACTAACTTGGTCTGCCAGTGAGCAATATATTTACTTTGCCGCAGGTAGTAGCGTTTATCGCGCTGATATAAAATCGAGTAAAGCAGAACTGCTTCACAAGCTCACAGCACCAATCGAAAGCCTAGTATTACAAGATAGCAATGAGACCCTGCTCTTTAACCAATATAAGTTAACTAGCCTAATTCACCTTTTCGACGTATCGGAGCAAACCTTTTCACCACTTGTTGATAATCAGGCATTGAATCGCTTACCTCGCGCAAATCAAATGCCGCGAGTTTGGTATATTTCAGATCACGGCGCGCATTCCGCTTTATGGTCTATCGACACTGAAACACAACAACACACTCAAGTTGACTTGCCTCACATATTTAATTTTCAGCGCTTTCAACTTAACCACGATGCCTCAACAATACTGTATGAATATCAAGACGCTATTTACCAGTTTGCTATCAACAGCCAAAAAACAACACAACTAATAGGTTCTGAGCTTAAGCCTTACGTTGCCAATTACAGCCAAGATAACAACGAAATCATTTACAGCAGTGAACGCTCTGGTAGTTGGCAGTTATGGTCTTTAAATCTAATAACAAACCAACATCAGCAGCTTACAACACAAGGCGGCTACAGTGGCTACAAGCTTAATAATGTGTTGTATTTTACCAAGTTTACACAACCCGGAATTTGGCAACTGGAAGACGGGCAAGAGTCTGTAGTTGTGACGGATGTACCAGTGAGAAATTGGCTGAATTGGCGGCTCAGAGATAATGCGCTTTACTATGAAAAAGCCAAGAGTATCTGGCGATTTGACCTGAAGACTAAACAAGAAAAGCTGTATTTTGCCCCACCACAACGATTTATTGGACAGTTTGATATATTGCAAAATGGCGATGTGGTCTTTAGTGAACTGAAAAAACCGAGTGGTGAGCTTTGGCAAATAACCGTGAAAAATTAAAGTACAAAAACAAAAAACCCAGCCTAGGCTGGGTTTTTATTGATTCTTGAAACGAATTACTTGATTTTCGCTTCTTTGAAGATCACGTGTTTACGAACCTTAGGGTCGAACTTTTTGATCTCCATTTTTTCAGGCATGTTACGCTTGTTCTTGTCGGTAGTGTAGAAATAACCAGTACCAGCAGTTGAAACTAAACGGATCTTATCACGCATGATTTAAGCTCCTTAAATTTTTTCGCCGCGAGCACGGATATCTACTAATACCGCGTCGATGCCTTTTTTATCGATAATACGCATACCTTTAGTAGTAGTGCGTAGAGAAACGAAACGCTTTTCGCTTTCAACCCAAAAACGGTGTGTTTGTAGGTTAGGTAGGAAGCGACGCTTAGTAGCGTTGCGCGCGTGCGAACGGTGGTTACCAACCACTGGGCGCTTACCTGTAACTTGACAGACTTTAGACATGTCTATGTATCTCCAATAACTTCGCTCGAGCTTAATTTTCCCTTAAAGGCCTTTTAACTGCGTGCCCTAGGTAAAATCAAAGGGCGCTCTTTATACAGTATCTACAGGCAGAGATCAAGGATCTGATCCTACTGAAATCAGCTCATGGGTAAATTTGATAGCGGCCAATTATAATGATCCGAAGCCCACTAGGAAAGTAAAAACTGCATTTAAATTGAACTAATTTATAAAATTTATACAAATATGCTGATTTAACGAGCAAATTTCTTTTTTGGCCCTTTGTCGATGGTGATTTTGACTGTTTAATTTTCGTGCTTATGTGCATATTTGGGCAGCAATACTCCACCAGCTACCTCACACGTCGAGTAAAAGCTGGGTGATCAAGCTCCATTCCCTTTTGCTCAATTCAAAAGGACAGCTTGAGAAAGCTAAACCCACCTGATAAAACAGGAACTCAGCTTAAATCAGTCCTCGTTCGGCAAACGAAATACAATGACTTCCAGCGACGATTAAATGATCAAGCACATTAATATCAACCAATGCTAAGCCTTGCTGCAATTTTTTCGTGATAAGTTTATCCGCTTCGCTGGGCTCTGCCACGCCCGATGGATGGTTATGGGCGAAAATCACGGCTGCACAGTGGTATTTGAGTGCCGCCTTTACTACTTCTCTTGGATAAACCGAAGCCGCATTGATCGTACCGTGAAACAACACTTCATCCTTTATCAGGCGATTTTGGTTGTCTAGATACAGCACCATAAACACTTCATGCCCAAGCCCTCGTAGTTGAGCACTCAAATAGTCACGTACTGCTGTCGGATTTTGAAATACCGTTTCTCTTAAGCACTCTTCTTTTAAGTAACGCCGACTCAGCTCCAAAACTGCCTGTAACTGAGTGTATTTAGCAACGCCTAAGCCCTTTAACGCTGAGAACTCTTCTAACGAGGCATTGAATAAACGCTGTAAAGTTTGCTGTTCTTGCAACAAGGATTCGGCAAGCTCTATGGCATTTAAGCCTTTGATCCCAGTGCGTAAAAAGATAGCCAATAACTCAGCATTAGATAACGCCTCAGGGCCTTGCTCAATCAACTTCTCTCTTGGTCGTGCGGATTTGGGTAAGGCTGATATTTGCATCCTACTATTCCTTATCTTTGTATGTCTCCTTGACTAAATTAAGCTTAGCGGGAGATCACGATTATTCAAAAGCAAACACAGACTGTGGTATCTTTAGTTTATTGATACTGTGATCGTATATAACAAACATGCAAAGAAATAAACGCCTCTTACTTGGGATCAGCGGTGGTATCGCTGCTTACAAATGCGCAGAACTCGTTCGCCGCTTAAAAGAACAGCAAATAGATGTCAAAGTGGTGATGACTGAGTCTGCCAAGCACTTTATTACGCCACTGACAATGCAGGCGGTCTCTGGTGAAATCGTTTCTGACTCTTTGCTTGACCCACAAGCTGAAGCGTCAATGGGCCATATCGAATTTGCAAAATGGGCAGACCTAGTACTGGTTGCTCCAGCGACCTCAAATATCCTCGCCAAAATGGCGGCGGGTATTGCAGATGATTTACTGACCACATTACTGCTCGCAACTCCCGCGCCTGTTGCTGTGGCGCCGGCAATGAATCAACAGATGTATGCACATCTATCGACTCAAGCAAACCTCAATACATTAGCTTCACGCCATGTCCAAATCTGGGGACCCGGTAAAGGCGAGCAAGCTTGCGGAGATGTAGGCGCAGGACGCATGCTTGAACCCCATGAGTTGGTGCAACTGTGTTTAGCTGCACTTCGCCCTACTGAGCAAGTATTAGCAGGAAAAACGGTAACTATCACCGCAGGACCAACACGCGAAGCGTTAGATCCAGTGCGCTTTATTACCAATCACAGTTCGGGAAAAATGGGATTTAGCCTCGCTGAAGCGGCAAAAGCCTTAGGTGCAAGCGTAAATCTGATCGCAGGCCCGGTTTCACTGAATACCCCTACCGGAATTACTCGAGTTGATGTAGAAAGTGCTGAGCAGATGCAACAGGCCGCTCTCGAATATGCCGTACAATCGGATATTTTTATCGGCTGTGCTGCGGTGGCTGATTACCGTGCAGCCACCGTTGCCGAGCAAAAGATTAAAAAGCAAGGCGAAGAAATCACACTAACATTGGTTAAAAACCCCGATATCATCGCCACTGTCGCAGCACTAAAACAGTCGCGTCCTTATACCGTTGGCTTTGCAGCTGAAACGCAGAATGTCGCCGAATATGCGCAAGGAAAATTAGTAAATAAAGGGCTGGATATGATCTGTGCGAATGATGTGTCGGATAGTACAGGTGGTTTTAATTCTGATAACAACACATTGACCCTATATTGGAAAAAAGACCGACTTGAACTCCCTCACTCTAGCAAAAAAGAGTTAGCACTCACTGTCATGCAAGCTATTGCCGAAAAGATAAAATAACCTTCATGTAAAAGACTGGAAAGAAACTGAATAAAACATTAACATGATACCCCGATAACGTGTAAACGAGTCGGGGTTTGCACTTCTGCGCATCACTCTCTGTGCTTAATAAACCCGGCAAAAACAATATAACAATTAGAAAAATAAGGGAAATTTCATGCCAGCGACAAAACGTAGTAATCGCAAAGAGCAAATTCTTCAATCACTCGCACAAATGCTGGAAACCAGCCCGGGACAGCGTATCACCACAGCTAAACTCGCTGCTGAAGTCGGGGTTTCAGAAGCGGCGCTTTACCGCCACTTTCCAAGTAAAGCGAGAATGTTTGAGGGGCTTATTGAGTTCATCGAAGATACGTTGCTGTCACGCATTAATTTAATCCTAGAAAACGAAAAAGAAACTCGTAACCGGATCTACAACATTCTTACTCTACTTCTCGCCTTTGCAGAGAAAAACCCTGGGATAACACGTATTTTAACGGGTGACGCACTACAAGGTGAGCAAGAACGTTTACGTGAACGAGTGCAAAGCTTATTTGAAAAGCTTGAGACACAATTCAAACAAGTATTAAGAGAGCGTAAATTGAGAGAAGGTAAGGCGTTCACGAGTGAAGAAAGTGTTCTGGCTAACCTATTCTTAGCTTTTGTTGAGGGTAAGATGAACCAGTTTGTCAGAAGTGACTTTAAAGCAAAACCAACCGCGCAATTCGATAAACAGTGGGTTGAGCTTGAGAAAATCTGGCTTTAAGCACCTGCGGCTAGCCGCTTAAATACATCCGCACACCGCAGAGCATTTTAGTTTCACTGTTAAAAGTGATAAAAACGTCATAAATACATACTAAAATGCTCTAAACATGACTCTAAAACTCACTCTCTTAAGCGCAGCACTTTTTAGTGTAAGCAGCTTAGCAGCTAAACCCAGCCTTGAATTTAAAGATGTTTTTGATTTTCGTTACCCTCAGGGTACGGTGATCTCCGAACAAGGCACATTCCTCGGCCTAAGTGCAAAGCCTTATCGTGGTGACAGCGAAGGCCAAGTGTATTCTCTCAATAATAAAGCACTGATTGCATCGGTTCCCCGTGGCACGAACCCAGTTATCAATAAAAGTGGTCAATGGGTTGGCTTTACCCAACGCCCTACCCTACTTGAAAAAGAAACGGCAGATAAAAAGAAGAAAAAAACGCTAAAGAACAACTTAGTGTTGGTGAACACCACAACCAAGGCCCAGCAAACCTTTAACTCGGTTAAAGATTATCAACTTTCAGACGATGGCCTATGGCTGGTGTACCGTGAGGATGCAAAAAAAGGCGACAACAAATCAGACGCAAAAGCGAATACAGACAAGCAAACTGATGAACTCAAAATCAGTGCAGATAAAGGGGATGACTCCTTAACGCTTGTGGTGCTGAACCTTTCTAACAATGAAAGCACTCGCTATGACGACATCGCAGCATA
The sequence above is a segment of the Pseudoalteromonas piscicida genome. Coding sequences within it:
- the rpmG gene encoding 50S ribosomal protein L33, which encodes MRDKIRLVSTAGTGYFYTTDKNKRNMPEKMEIKKFDPKVRKHVIFKEAKIK
- a CDS encoding winged helix-turn-helix domain-containing protein, which encodes MRYEIAAIRFDTVNRTLTSSTDSIRLEPKPYLLLLTLIAADGNVVSRDKLIAEVWQGRVITESAINKTVSALRQHINKLDDKTEYIETIPTLGYRLIPAVTSHTPATINKISSRIAPLLGASLLITSVCAFVAFQIIQPAHNNEPLLPQKLTSQSGIELQLSSVPKYKSFSYLHPTDTQQSELWLNHREQHRKLFSGNISTQTLSSDGKHIAYIDDDNGCSVKQFDITQAQHTMLFSCQPIENIKLIWGANTHEIIYRKRTNIHSGYGLYRFDLNTKQHIQLTLPPTSGNLRGDHLFSLSTAQDQLVVARYLGEDKHQLTVYDYPKMSVKSTVKLPYNLTALTWSASEQYIYFAAGSSVYRADIKSSKAELLHKLTAPIESLVLQDSNETLLFNQYKLTSLIHLFDVSEQTFSPLVDNQALNRLPRANQMPRVWYISDHGAHSALWSIDTETQQHTQVDLPHIFNFQRFQLNHDASTILYEYQDAIYQFAINSQKTTQLIGSELKPYVANYSQDNNEIIYSSERSGSWQLWSLNLITNQHQQLTTQGGYSGYKLNNVLYFTKFTQPGIWQLEDGQESVVVTDVPVRNWLNWRLRDNALYYEKAKSIWRFDLKTKQEKLYFAPPQRFIGQFDILQNGDVVFSELKKPSGELWQITVKN
- a CDS encoding alpha/beta hydrolase; translated protein: MTSRMFLKQALGLTLAALVAGCGSSSDSKKASSNDDRVLKPISGLEVHQLSERYYYMKPVEKPHKAYKLILAFHGSGGTAYGMAGLTKLHEQSDDYIVVYPKSKNEEWNEGCGCNKAHRLGVDDLGFVDQIIAEVKAKYNVIDGEVYATGFSQGGLFVQNLLCNRSEVFNAIVTVAAPMSYQLGDSCNFTTPTNYRIMHGKADSVLPYNGKSDANFGLLSSPQAIKIIANLNYGAALSVDEKIANGVTLTHYPSRNIQTQLISVESGLHSWNLPPVQTTQSIMAFFESTSRYVLPQGSDLIAVNNDYYHVRQLKRHADKPTVVMLSGANRHFHSDSAWFALLQPYLADSFNVYVIDRLGQGLSGVHDMPSMNKFASDLPVLFEKLNLSDVHLLSYANSNSVPLIAMQQSGGFNQKIASMLWLDPDILLPHSIAQYQGYPVDVYREYGQDLIDHVAAGNWQEKMDGKIAEERAHIEALLEGSEFADYMDWQYFNHIMQTRHSIDAQLTRVHEMMNYHDDLELVRNWQPDSSIPISVIDSEFEKLDIANADTEEVKANLIKWEVEGRKWSQEVAEASGGQYLPITSTEHLIPFTHPELIKQALIELASK
- a CDS encoding two-component regulator propeller domain-containing protein, translating into MKSICKPFIFSLLFFSLVKNPVYANDDLSTALFRMGELHFERLDTESFPSKTISAVFQDKAGFIWFGTQEGLMKFDGYDYTLFRKDQNNKNSLTANYVDTIWQAPNNNIWLGTYSNGVSIFDVEKKKFINLSASDDSPYKLLGNKVYKISGHDSGLVAVATKGGITIIDLNNGETLDITEVKGCDSNYSSNFVRYVVWQSESILWAGNEDGLCRLKIDVSEKHFSGTSIPEFNGYYVRSLLLDEEYLWVGTANNIARLTLNDNNIHFVINDTNTGPLTTKPVMDILKIHNDEMWVSTFGNGIHIIDRSTLRLLETLNNDPSNYSTISLDKIGEMIQDVSGIIWVGTWGAGVNKLNRGNQTIRALKYSAVKGKGLSFDNILALTVRKNGELWLGSGSGKLQVASPHSGKVKSDAFFNARNQAEIYGMSEDRDGDLWISTIDSVYLYNPELTRLERVLGNDEEQSVIYEGVFIGDDNVVLIKSSRGLLEYDKGSKVLSNVPLTEKLGIVVMAKDEQGGYWIGTETGLYQLSENYRSLLAINERTGTASGLGEAPVNSLLIDSNDILWVESDDGIYQLIERNSGKYYFDSVNKKLGLDNTHLGSNLLQDRRGRVWTSKFIIDTERWTFNKLKKAAGWDIGEHWNGSRFQSESGLTVRGGSKGVILSFPEQYEGNSYEPELVFTRISADGDELNTESNRLMIDSDVKTLDIEFSALDYFQPSQNQYAYKLEGYDESWRVGTNRKVTYPRLHGGEYRFIVKGSNSDGVWSKKRLELTIIKERKFFEKTSTKIVLVSLFILLVYFVNSLFNWVKVKKLKEEQQRLNNLVNERTKEIEKLGLIGKRLTAHLEVQEVVKQLYNNISSIMDCYVFLVGIINEEKETLDYIASYEDGQELPYRSLELRKTDRPGPWCVTNNQLFYAENGEEQAQILGKRPEPIAGAKCESIIYLPLEINNLVVGCLSVQSLRKRAYDENSIQILLTIGAYAAVALNNARTLNSLLETQQRLAESERMASIGHLVTGVAHEMNTPIGVALTSSSIIGDQTKTLHQRMENKKLTPSHLNQFIMSAMESNKLIESSLNRCSELTRKFKEISVSQLYSESKVIELREFLYRVFEGYEKQLGLKNIKKYIDCPSCSFEVDINILTQIFNNLILNSITHGFASINQAQVEEQWIKVQVECSHKALHITFSDNGVGMTAETKEQVFTPFYTTKKGAAEHTGLGMSIVYNLVVFALKGTLSVESEANKGCICSITLPMN